The Roseococcus microcysteis genome contains a region encoding:
- a CDS encoding YncE family protein yields the protein MRHLFLAFLLLGAAFLPARADTIFVLNSGDASISVIDAVAREEIRRIPVLREVHHLVVTPDGRELVVGDSGGNELLFLDPVGGEVLRRLRISNPYHLEFSPDGRHFVVASLRRNQVDIYDAATLELQQRLRHPGMPSHIAFSPDSRWAYVTLQGRGQVAAIEMASMTTAWVQDVGPEPAGIIWHRGRLLVGLMGRDDFVALDPETRAVTTAFRVGRGAHNVFPSPDGRFLYATSRVESRIAEIDAETLEVRRIFEVPGGPDCIAFDPDGRIYATLRWIGRVLILDPATGDHAQIRVGRSPHGIFVMPRRPGVGADFALRMPGAASGPRPMELALAEQADAPTRVNAAPGR from the coding sequence ATGCGGCATTTGTTCCTTGCCTTCCTTCTCCTCGGCGCGGCCTTCCTGCCGGCCCGGGCGGACACCATCTTCGTGCTGAATTCGGGCGATGCCTCCATCTCGGTCATAGATGCGGTGGCGCGCGAGGAAATCCGCCGCATCCCCGTGCTGCGCGAGGTGCACCACCTGGTCGTGACGCCCGATGGGCGCGAATTGGTGGTGGGCGATTCCGGGGGGAATGAGCTGCTCTTCCTCGACCCCGTGGGCGGCGAGGTGCTGCGGCGGCTGCGCATCAGCAACCCCTACCACCTGGAATTCAGCCCCGATGGGCGGCATTTCGTGGTGGCCAGCCTGCGCCGCAACCAGGTGGACATCTATGACGCCGCCACGCTGGAGCTCCAGCAGCGGCTGCGCCACCCGGGCATGCCGAGCCACATCGCCTTCAGCCCCGACAGCCGCTGGGCCTATGTGACGCTGCAAGGCCGCGGCCAGGTGGCGGCGATCGAGATGGCCAGCATGACCACCGCCTGGGTGCAGGATGTGGGGCCCGAGCCCGCCGGCATCATCTGGCACCGCGGGCGGCTGCTGGTGGGGCTGATGGGCCGCGACGACTTCGTGGCGCTGGACCCCGAGACGCGCGCCGTCACCACCGCCTTCCGGGTCGGGCGCGGGGCGCACAACGTCTTCCCCTCGCCCGATGGGCGCTTCCTCTACGCGACCTCGCGCGTGGAAAGCCGGATCGCGGAGATTGATGCCGAGACGCTGGAGGTGCGCCGCATCTTCGAGGTGCCGGGCGGCCCGGACTGCATCGCCTTCGACCCCGATGGGCGCATCTACGCCACGCTGCGCTGGATCGGCCGCGTGCTGATCCTGGACCCCGCGACCGGCGACCACGCGCAAATCCGGGTGGGGCGCAGCCCGCACGGCATCTTCGTCATGCCGCGCCGGCCTGGCGTGGGGGCCGATTTCGCCCTTCGCATGCCGGGTGCGGCCAGCGGCCCGCGCCCCATGGAGCTGGCCCTGGCCGAGCAGGCCGACGCGCCCACCCGCGTGAACGCGGCGCCGGGCCGGTGA
- a CDS encoding sterol desaturase family protein: MIAAIEDLYDQVTAWIFHAWVQPVMYELGLMAWADDAFDWVGFFLFGVVQVLVVALVCLPLERWRPVERWDSQRVVWTDVTYTLLARLGLLPLLGFVVFSGAAVAIEGAIADSGFVPPTLETLIPGLREWPLLALALYIVILDFGEYWRHRFQHQFRWWWALHSIHHAQTQMTFWTDDRNHVLDDVLAAAWIGVIAVAIGVPPAQFPLILLVLRLAESLSHANVRMDFGRVGERLVVSPRFHRLHHGVLSVGQSGKNYGVLLPVWDWIFGTADFKRDHYPRTGDPGAPPAYVTGGWLRQQGQGLREVWRALRPPRQG; this comes from the coding sequence ATGATCGCCGCCATCGAGGACCTCTACGACCAGGTCACGGCCTGGATCTTCCACGCCTGGGTCCAGCCGGTGATGTATGAACTGGGCCTCATGGCCTGGGCCGATGACGCCTTCGACTGGGTGGGCTTCTTCCTGTTCGGCGTGGTGCAGGTGCTGGTGGTGGCGCTGGTCTGCCTGCCGCTGGAACGCTGGCGGCCGGTGGAGCGCTGGGACTCGCAGCGGGTCGTCTGGACCGATGTGACCTACACGCTGCTGGCGCGCCTCGGCCTGCTGCCGCTGCTGGGCTTCGTGGTCTTCTCGGGGGCGGCGGTGGCCATCGAGGGCGCCATCGCGGACAGCGGCTTCGTGCCGCCCACGCTGGAGACGCTGATCCCGGGCCTGCGCGAATGGCCGCTGCTGGCGCTGGCCCTCTACATCGTCATCCTGGATTTCGGCGAATACTGGCGCCACCGCTTCCAGCACCAGTTCCGCTGGTGGTGGGCGCTGCATTCCATCCACCACGCCCAGACGCAGATGACCTTCTGGACCGATGACCGGAACCATGTGCTGGATGACGTGCTGGCCGCGGCCTGGATCGGCGTCATCGCGGTGGCCATCGGGGTGCCGCCGGCGCAGTTCCCCCTGATCCTGCTGGTGCTGCGCCTCGCGGAAAGCCTGAGCCACGCCAATGTGCGGATGGATTTCGGGCGGGTGGGCGAGCGGCTGGTGGTCTCACCCCGCTTCCACCGGCTGCACCATGGCGTGCTGAGCGTGGGCCAGTCCGGCAAGAATTACGGCGTGCTGCTGCCGGTCTGGGACTGGATCTTCGGCACGGCGGATTTCAAGCGCGACCACTACCCCCGCACCGGGGACCCCGGCGCGCCGCCCGCCTATGTCACGGGCGGCTGGCTGCGCCAGCAGGGGCAGGGGCTGCGCGAGGTGTGGCGCGCCCTCAGACCCCCACGACAAGGCTGA
- the chrA gene encoding chromate efflux transporter — MPDTHPPAEAPQLPSFGEALRVWARIGLLSFGGPASQIALMQREVVDQRRWVSDARFLHALNFCMLLPGPEAMQLATYLGWLMHGVKGGLAAGLLFILPGACVIMALSFIYAWAGEVPIVAGLFFGLKCAVLVVVLEALLKVARRALHGAVPWAVAAAAFTALFVFGVPFPVVVLLAAGMGAALPQAFAGGGHGGGRGVAHSALDAALAADPGRIGLMAGAARRAGLVCLAFWVWPVALLWVQGGVFADIAGFFSVMAVVTFGGAYAVLAYVAQQAVENYAWLTASDMLVGLGLAETTPGPLILVLQFVGFLAGFQAGGALWAVLGAALTLYVTFLPCFAWIFLGAPYVERLHDQPRLKGALAGVTAAVVGVIANLALWFALRVIFARMEPGPFALSLPDPASVQPLALVLVVVSGVALFVLKLGLVRTLAVSAGLGLVLSLVVGV; from the coding sequence ATGCCCGACACCCATCCCCCAGCCGAGGCGCCCCAACTCCCCAGCTTCGGCGAGGCGCTGCGCGTCTGGGCGCGCATCGGCCTGCTCTCCTTCGGCGGGCCGGCCTCGCAGATCGCGCTCATGCAGCGCGAGGTGGTGGACCAGCGCCGCTGGGTCAGTGACGCACGTTTCCTGCACGCGCTGAACTTCTGCATGCTGCTGCCGGGGCCCGAGGCCATGCAGCTCGCCACCTATCTCGGCTGGCTGATGCATGGGGTGAAGGGCGGCCTCGCGGCGGGGCTGCTGTTCATCCTGCCCGGCGCCTGCGTGATCATGGCGCTGTCCTTCATCTACGCCTGGGCGGGCGAGGTGCCGATCGTGGCGGGCCTCTTCTTCGGGCTGAAATGCGCGGTGCTGGTGGTGGTGCTGGAGGCGCTGCTGAAGGTGGCGCGCCGCGCGCTGCATGGCGCCGTGCCCTGGGCGGTGGCGGCGGCCGCGTTCACGGCGCTTTTCGTCTTCGGCGTGCCCTTCCCCGTGGTGGTGCTGCTGGCCGCCGGCATGGGCGCGGCGCTGCCCCAGGCCTTCGCCGGCGGCGGGCATGGGGGCGGGCGCGGGGTGGCGCATTCGGCGCTGGATGCCGCGCTGGCGGCCGACCCCGGGCGCATCGGGCTGATGGCCGGGGCGGCGCGGCGGGCGGGGCTGGTGTGCCTTGCCTTCTGGGTCTGGCCGGTCGCGCTGCTCTGGGTGCAGGGCGGCGTCTTCGCCGATATCGCGGGCTTCTTCTCCGTCATGGCCGTGGTCACCTTCGGCGGCGCCTATGCGGTGCTGGCCTATGTGGCGCAGCAGGCGGTGGAGAACTACGCCTGGCTCACCGCCAGCGACATGCTGGTGGGGCTGGGGCTGGCGGAGACCACGCCCGGCCCCCTCATCCTCGTGCTGCAATTCGTGGGCTTCCTGGCGGGGTTTCAGGCGGGTGGCGCCCTCTGGGCGGTGCTGGGCGCGGCGCTCACGCTCTATGTCACCTTCCTGCCCTGCTTCGCCTGGATCTTCCTGGGCGCCCCCTATGTGGAGCGGCTGCACGACCAGCCGCGCCTCAAGGGCGCGCTGGCGGGGGTGACGGCGGCGGTGGTGGGCGTCATCGCGAACCTGGCGCTCTGGTTCGCGCTGCGCGTCATCTTCGCGCGGATGGAACCGGGCCCCTTCGCGCTGAGCCTGCCCGACCCCGCCTCGGTGCAGCCCCTGGCGCTGGTGCTGGTGGTGGTCTCGGGCGTGGCGCTCTTCGTGCTGAAGCTGGGGCTGGTGCGGACGCTGGCCGTCTCGGCGGGGCTGGGCCTCGTGCTCAGCCTTGTCGTGGGGGTCTGA
- a CDS encoding polysaccharide deacetylase family protein, giving the protein MRRRALAALLAAPGLARAQTSGGTLYLTIDTGWSREAEQIAATLRRHAIRATLFVANERTHRGDRQLEESWAPFWRARVNEGHVFASHTWRHWYFRGDPGPGRVTYTSRQNEGSEVLDQAALCDELARPIAALRALAPGAEVLPLWRAPGGITTPGARRMAEACGLRHQGWTPRGFLGDELPADAHPNAALLRRNLAQIRDGEVLVMHWGVRSRREPFAGIFDALIEGLLARGFRFAPLPPQGIPT; this is encoded by the coding sequence GTGAGGCGCCGCGCGCTCGCGGCCCTCCTGGCGGCGCCGGGCCTCGCGCGGGCGCAGACCTCGGGCGGCACGCTCTACCTCACCATAGACACCGGCTGGTCGCGCGAGGCGGAACAGATCGCCGCCACCCTGCGCCGCCACGCCATCCGCGCCACGCTCTTCGTCGCCAATGAGCGCACCCATCGCGGCGACCGGCAGCTGGAAGAAAGCTGGGCGCCCTTCTGGCGCGCGCGCGTGAATGAGGGCCACGTCTTCGCCAGCCACACCTGGCGCCACTGGTATTTCCGGGGCGACCCCGGGCCGGGGCGCGTGACCTACACCTCCCGCCAGAACGAGGGCAGCGAGGTGCTGGACCAGGCGGCGCTCTGCGACGAATTGGCCCGGCCCATCGCCGCCCTGCGCGCGCTGGCCCCCGGCGCGGAGGTGCTGCCGCTGTGGCGCGCGCCGGGCGGCATCACCACGCCGGGGGCGCGCCGCATGGCCGAAGCCTGCGGGCTGCGCCACCAGGGCTGGACGCCCCGCGGCTTCCTGGGCGACGAATTGCCCGCCGATGCCCACCCCAATGCCGCCCTGCTGCGCCGCAACCTCGCCCAGATCCGCGATGGCGAGGTGCTGGTGATGCATTGGGGCGTGCGTTCCCGCCGCGAGCCCTTCGCCGGCATTTTCGACGCGCTGATCGAGGGGCTGCTCGCCCGCGGCTTCCGCTTCGCCCCCCTCCCACCCCAGGGCATTCCCACATGA